One genomic region from Streptomyces sp. NBC_00457 encodes:
- a CDS encoding IS5 family transposase, protein MTQEEWVVVRPLLPVPGWMRGRGGRPEAYCHRAMLDAIRYLVDNGIKWRAMPADFPPWDRVYAFFRRWRENELVKEFHDRLRGRVREKLGRDTEPTAGVIDSQSVKADAVVGADSRGFDGGKLVKGRKRHVVVDTLGLLLGVMVTSADVGDRTAAQDLLARVADAHHRLALVWADGGYTGSLVEYCLTFLALVLAIVKRSDDKKGFVVLPKRSIVERFFAHLMRTRRLVRDFERRTTSAEAMAYWSMILLMTRRLARSRRGRA, encoded by the coding sequence ATGACGCAGGAGGAGTGGGTTGTTGTCCGGCCGCTGCTGCCGGTGCCGGGCTGGATGCGCGGCCGTGGTGGTCGTCCGGAGGCGTACTGCCACCGCGCGATGCTCGATGCGATCCGGTATCTCGTGGACAACGGCATCAAGTGGCGGGCGATGCCCGCCGACTTCCCGCCGTGGGACCGGGTCTACGCATTCTTCCGCCGCTGGCGCGAGAACGAGCTGGTCAAGGAGTTCCACGACCGGCTGCGCGGCCGGGTGCGCGAGAAACTGGGCCGGGACACGGAGCCGACGGCCGGCGTGATCGACTCGCAGTCCGTCAAGGCGGACGCCGTCGTCGGCGCCGACAGCCGCGGCTTCGACGGCGGCAAGCTGGTCAAGGGCCGCAAGCGGCACGTCGTGGTCGACACCCTCGGTCTGCTGCTGGGCGTGATGGTCACGAGCGCGGACGTCGGCGACCGCACCGCCGCCCAGGACCTGCTCGCGCGGGTCGCCGACGCCCACCACCGCCTGGCCCTCGTCTGGGCCGACGGCGGCTACACCGGCAGTCTCGTCGAGTACTGCCTCACCTTCCTCGCGCTGGTGCTGGCGATCGTCAAGCGCAGCGACGACAAGAAGGGGTTCGTGGTGCTGCCCAAGCGGTCGATCGTCGAGCGTTTCTTCGCCCACTTGATGCGCACGCGCCGCCTGGTGCGCGACTTCGAGCGGCGCACCACCAGTGCCGAGGCGATGGCCTACTGGTCGATGATCCTGCTCATGACCCGCCGCCTGGCCCGCTCACGCCGCGGGCGAGCGTGA
- a CDS encoding SEC-C domain-containing protein, translating to MRPDTPAENVDHAAEAARLERTAGLYPEDAEALLLQAAAHLELSGDRPAATTLYDRLLSSSAGLENPHLVRALKASNLWEYGHEAEARAIIEGVRTASPRDPAPWVIVAEALESHDELEQAQETFTEGVRLLLTDVPEPPYATHPLLFGRHRVRRMLGAGHDEWDALADTVHTSPVSLDELHDPKRLWSLGSDNPAELRAEISRLQAELGTYRAALSRPFPVAVLHWPATELTELTAAYPTLATEYPSHEEHLATIEASLRELASSGTPNLGIVTGTVPSYEAFAASEGASPADPTLLPQYATTLAARGRAVEWPPQGGVCWCGSGQTYGDCHGS from the coding sequence ATGCGCCCCGACACGCCTGCCGAAAACGTCGACCACGCCGCCGAAGCGGCCCGCCTCGAGCGGACCGCCGGCCTGTACCCCGAGGACGCCGAAGCCCTGCTCCTGCAGGCCGCGGCCCATCTGGAACTGTCCGGCGACCGCCCCGCCGCGACGACGCTCTACGACCGCCTGCTGTCCTCGTCCGCCGGGCTGGAAAACCCGCACCTGGTACGAGCACTCAAGGCATCGAACCTCTGGGAATACGGCCACGAGGCCGAAGCCAGGGCCATCATCGAGGGAGTCCGCACGGCATCCCCCCGCGACCCGGCCCCCTGGGTCATCGTCGCGGAGGCCCTGGAGTCACACGACGAGCTGGAGCAGGCGCAGGAGACGTTCACAGAGGGCGTACGGCTCCTCCTCACGGACGTACCGGAGCCCCCGTACGCCACCCACCCCCTCCTCTTCGGCCGCCACCGCGTACGCCGCATGCTGGGCGCCGGCCACGACGAGTGGGACGCCCTCGCGGACACCGTCCACACCTCCCCGGTGTCCCTGGACGAACTCCACGACCCCAAGCGCCTGTGGTCCCTCGGCTCGGACAACCCCGCAGAACTGCGCGCGGAAATCTCAAGGTTGCAGGCGGAACTCGGCACCTACAGGGCGGCCCTGTCCCGCCCCTTCCCGGTGGCCGTACTCCACTGGCCGGCGACCGAACTGACAGAACTGACCGCCGCCTACCCCACCCTTGCCACGGAGTACCCCTCCCACGAGGAGCACCTGGCGACGATAGAGGCCTCCCTCCGAGAACTCGCCTCCTCAGGCACCCCGAACCTGGGAATCGTCACGGGAACAGTCCCGTCGTACGAGGCCTTCGCGGCATCGGAAGGCGCCTCCCCCGCAGACCCAACGCTCCTCCCCCAGTACGCAACCACCCTCGCAGCCCGGGGCCGCGCAGTGGAGTGGCCACCGCAGGGTGGAGTCTGCTGGTGCGGCTCAGGTCAGACGTACGGGGACTGCCACGGGTCTTAG
- a CDS encoding beta-1,6-galactanase has product MIRRRTLLAATGGALVGSALATGTAHADATIAVNPGTSYGTWEGWGTSLAWWANVFGARDDFADLFFTTKSVTYNGTSLPGLGLNIARYNLGACSWNSVGGESMVKSPNIPAFKQIEGFWQDWNNENPTSSAWDWTADANQRAMLVKATQRGAVSELFANSPMWWMCKNHNPSGAAGGANNLQTWNYRQHASHLAATALYARNNWGVNFATVDPFNEPASTWWTDTGTQEGCHMDPAVQAAVLPHMRSELDARGLTGIRISASDETNIDTARSTWSSFNSSTRALVSQVNVHGYQGSGGRRDLLYTDVVTTSRKKLWNSETGDGDGTGLTMASNLCYDFRWLHPTAWCYWQVMDPSTGWAMIAYDANTLQPTTIQTKYYVMAQFSRHIRPGMTIIDTGVSYAAAAYDASARRLVIVAVNTSSAAQTLTFDLSRFSTVTGGSGGLVPRWNTATAGSDRYRAYSDTRLNGKSVSVPFAGGAVQTLQVDGVTL; this is encoded by the coding sequence ATGATCCGACGCAGAACTCTGCTGGCGGCGACAGGCGGCGCACTCGTCGGCAGCGCCCTGGCGACCGGCACCGCCCACGCGGACGCCACCATCGCCGTCAACCCCGGTACCAGCTACGGCACTTGGGAAGGCTGGGGCACCTCGCTCGCCTGGTGGGCCAACGTCTTCGGCGCCCGCGACGACTTCGCCGACCTCTTCTTCACCACCAAGTCGGTGACCTACAACGGCACTTCACTCCCCGGCCTGGGGCTCAACATCGCCCGCTACAACCTCGGCGCGTGCAGCTGGAACAGCGTCGGCGGCGAGTCGATGGTGAAGTCACCCAACATCCCCGCCTTCAAGCAGATCGAGGGCTTCTGGCAGGACTGGAACAACGAGAACCCCACGTCCTCCGCCTGGGACTGGACGGCGGACGCCAACCAGCGCGCGATGCTGGTGAAGGCGACACAACGGGGCGCGGTGAGCGAGCTGTTCGCCAACTCCCCCATGTGGTGGATGTGCAAGAACCACAACCCGTCGGGAGCGGCGGGCGGCGCCAACAACCTCCAGACCTGGAACTACCGCCAGCACGCCTCGCACCTGGCGGCCACAGCCCTGTACGCCCGCAACAACTGGGGCGTGAACTTCGCGACGGTCGACCCCTTCAACGAGCCCGCCTCCACCTGGTGGACGGACACCGGCACCCAGGAGGGCTGCCACATGGACCCGGCGGTCCAGGCGGCCGTACTCCCGCACATGCGCAGCGAACTCGACGCACGCGGCCTGACGGGCATCAGGATCTCCGCCTCCGACGAGACCAACATCGACACGGCCCGCTCGACCTGGTCCTCCTTCAACTCCTCGACCAGGGCCTTGGTGAGCCAGGTCAACGTCCACGGCTACCAGGGCTCGGGCGGCCGCAGGGACCTCCTCTACACGGACGTGGTGACGACGTCCCGCAAGAAGCTCTGGAACTCGGAAACGGGCGACGGCGACGGAACCGGCCTGACCATGGCCTCGAACCTCTGCTACGACTTCCGCTGGCTGCACCCCACAGCCTGGTGCTACTGGCAGGTCATGGACCCGAGCACCGGCTGGGCCATGATCGCGTACGACGCGAACACCCTCCAGCCGACCACCATCCAGACGAAGTACTACGTCATGGCCCAGTTCAGCCGCCACATCCGCCCCGGCATGACGATCATCGACACCGGCGTGAGCTACGCGGCAGCGGCATACGACGCGTCCGCCCGCCGCCTCGTGATCGTGGCCGTGAACACGTCATCGGCCGCCCAGACCCTCACCTTCGACCTCTCCCGCTTCTCCACGGTCACGGGCGGCTCCGGCGGCCTGGTCCCCCGCTGGAACACAGCCACCGCGGGCAGCGACCGCTACCGCGCCTACTCGGACACCCGACTGAACGGCAAATCGGTGAGCGTGCCGTTCGCGGGGGGTGCGGTGCAGACGTTGCAGGTGGATGGGGTGACCTTGTAG
- a CDS encoding fumarylacetoacetate hydrolase family protein — translation MKLLRVGTAGSERPALLDDRGILRDLSGLVPDIDGSLLADDAALGRIRAAAGAGELPELDAAGLRVGPPVGRIGKIVCIGLNYHDHARETGAEPPPEPVIFFKAADTVVGPHDTVLVPRRSVKTDWEVELAVVIGRTARYLDSTEEALAHVAGYAVSHDVSEREFQIERGGTWDKGKNCETFNPLGPWLVTADEVADPQGLSLKLWVNGELKQDGTTAEQIFPVGEVVRYVSQFMTLYPGDVINTGTPAGVALGRPEPKPYLRSGDVVELEIEGLGRQRQEFKDA, via the coding sequence ATGAAGCTGCTGCGAGTCGGTACGGCGGGATCCGAGCGGCCCGCGCTGCTCGACGACCGGGGGATCCTGCGGGACCTCTCCGGCCTCGTCCCGGACATCGACGGGTCGCTGCTCGCCGATGACGCCGCGCTCGGCCGGATCCGGGCGGCCGCCGGCGCCGGGGAACTGCCCGAGCTGGACGCGGCCGGGCTGCGGGTCGGGCCGCCGGTGGGGCGGATCGGCAAGATCGTGTGCATCGGGCTCAACTACCACGACCACGCCCGCGAGACGGGGGCCGAGCCGCCCCCCGAGCCGGTGATCTTCTTCAAGGCCGCGGACACGGTGGTCGGGCCGCACGACACGGTGCTGGTTCCCCGTCGGTCCGTGAAGACCGACTGGGAGGTCGAGCTGGCGGTCGTCATCGGGCGTACGGCCCGGTATCTGGACTCGACCGAGGAGGCGCTCGCTCATGTCGCCGGGTATGCGGTGTCGCATGACGTGTCCGAGCGGGAGTTCCAGATCGAGCGGGGCGGGACGTGGGACAAGGGGAAGAACTGCGAGACGTTCAATCCGCTGGGGCCGTGGCTGGTGACGGCGGACGAGGTGGCGGATCCGCAGGGGCTTTCCCTGAAGCTGTGGGTCAACGGGGAGCTGAAGCAGGACGGGACCACGGCTGAGCAGATCTTTCCCGTGGGGGAGGTCGTGCGGTACGTCAGTCAGTTCATGACGCTTTATCCCGGGGACGTGATCAATACGGGGACGCCGGCGGGGGTGGCGCTGGGGCGGCCTGAGCCGAAGCCGTATTTGCGTTCCGGGGATGTTGTGGAGCTGGAGATCGAGGGGCTCGGTCGACAGCGGCAGGAGTTCAAAGACGCGTAG
- a CDS encoding winged helix-turn-helix transcriptional regulator, with product MALGKDYVTQECSIARALEIVGERWTLLVVRDALYGVRRYNDFLVHLGIPRAVLAARLQALTAEGILAKRRYQQSPPRDEYVPTDRGIALWPTLRSLGLWGREHFGDAQLRIFRHTECGTELGPYGECRGCGTVVALPDVEMLPGPGLDPDPADPVSRALLKPKRLLQPLETDPV from the coding sequence ATGGCATTGGGCAAGGACTACGTGACACAGGAGTGCTCGATCGCCCGGGCGCTGGAGATCGTCGGCGAGCGCTGGACCCTGCTCGTGGTGCGCGACGCCCTCTACGGCGTACGGCGCTACAACGACTTCCTCGTCCACCTCGGCATCCCGCGCGCCGTCCTCGCCGCCCGCCTCCAGGCGCTCACCGCCGAGGGGATCCTCGCCAAGCGCCGGTACCAGCAGTCGCCGCCGCGCGACGAGTACGTCCCGACCGACCGCGGCATCGCGCTGTGGCCCACGCTGCGCTCGCTCGGGCTGTGGGGCCGGGAGCACTTCGGAGACGCCCAGCTGCGCATCTTCCGGCACACGGAATGCGGTACCGAACTCGGCCCGTACGGCGAATGTCGCGGGTGCGGAACCGTCGTAGCCCTCCCGGACGTAGAAATGTTGCCGGGACCCGGACTCGATCCGGACCCGGCGGATCCGGTCAGCCGGGCGCTGCTCAAGCCCAAGAGGCTGCTGCAGCCGCTCGAGACGGATCCTGTATAA
- a CDS encoding heme-degrading domain-containing protein has protein sequence MTHNPELTPKFHPELTPPLEELEAQERRLVFREFTYDDAWALGSLLVEMARERQAPVAIDIHRAGQQLFHAALPGSTPDNDAWINRKRRVVERYGSASYLVGARFRAKGTTFEDSSRLDPDEYAAHGGSFPITVEGAGVIGSVTVSGLPQLQDHKFVVEALEHFLEKQ, from the coding sequence GTGACACACAACCCCGAGCTGACCCCGAAGTTCCACCCCGAACTCACCCCGCCGCTGGAGGAGTTGGAGGCTCAGGAACGCCGCCTGGTCTTCCGCGAGTTCACCTACGACGACGCCTGGGCCCTGGGCTCCCTGCTGGTCGAGATGGCCCGCGAACGCCAGGCCCCGGTCGCCATCGACATCCACCGCGCCGGCCAGCAGCTCTTCCACGCGGCCCTCCCCGGCTCCACCCCCGACAACGACGCCTGGATCAACCGCAAACGCCGAGTGGTCGAGCGTTACGGCTCAGCCTCCTACCTGGTAGGCGCCCGCTTCCGAGCCAAGGGCACCACCTTCGAGGACTCCTCCCGCCTCGACCCCGACGAGTACGCGGCCCACGGCGGCTCCTTCCCGATCACCGTGGAGGGCGCAGGCGTGATCGGTTCGGTGACGGTGAGCGGACTGCCGCAATTGCAGGACCACAAATTCGTAGTGGAAGCCCTGGAGCATTTCCTCGAGAAACAGTAG
- a CDS encoding alpha/beta fold hydrolase, translating into MTEWQLPQTFRSSSGEVRWDSLGPPGQDPVVLLHGTPFSSYVWRAVARVLARRHQVFVWDMPGYGQSEMFTGQDVSLAAQGRVFTELLAHWGLTEPTTEPLVVAHDFGGAVSLRAHLLHGARYRALALVDPVALAPWGSPSFRLLGEHAEVFEQLPPALHRALVREYVNSASSPGLHPATLDRLVHPWLGDPGQAAFYRQIAQADQLHTDEVQARYAEIDIPTLICWGQDDTWIPPARGQELTALIPDARLEPIAGAGHLVQEDAPAELTAALLPYLQDHAEPR; encoded by the coding sequence TTGACTGAATGGCAGTTGCCCCAGACCTTCCGCAGCAGCTCCGGGGAGGTCCGCTGGGACAGCCTCGGACCACCCGGCCAGGACCCGGTCGTCCTCCTCCACGGCACCCCCTTCTCCTCCTACGTCTGGCGTGCCGTCGCCCGCGTACTCGCCCGCCGGCACCAGGTGTTCGTATGGGACATGCCCGGTTACGGGCAATCGGAGATGTTCACCGGCCAGGACGTCTCCCTGGCCGCCCAGGGCCGGGTCTTCACCGAACTCCTGGCGCACTGGGGCCTGACGGAGCCTACGACGGAACCCCTGGTGGTAGCCCATGACTTCGGCGGCGCCGTCTCCCTGCGGGCCCACCTGCTGCACGGCGCCCGCTACCGTGCGCTCGCCCTGGTCGACCCGGTCGCGCTGGCACCTTGGGGTTCCCCGTCCTTTCGACTGCTGGGCGAACACGCCGAGGTCTTCGAACAGTTGCCGCCCGCGCTGCACCGAGCCCTGGTACGCGAGTACGTCAACTCGGCCAGCAGCCCCGGCCTCCACCCGGCCACCCTCGACCGCCTCGTCCACCCCTGGCTCGGCGACCCCGGCCAGGCCGCCTTCTACCGCCAGATCGCCCAGGCCGACCAGCTCCACACCGACGAGGTCCAGGCCCGCTACGCCGAGATCGACATCCCCACCCTGATCTGCTGGGGCCAGGACGACACCTGGATCCCCCCGGCAAGGGGCCAGGAACTCACCGCCCTCATCCCGGACGCACGTCTAGAGCCCATCGCTGGCGCGGGCCACCTGGTACAGGAAGACGCCCCCGCGGAACTCACAGCGGCGCTGCTCCCCTATCTCCAGGACCACGCGGAGCCACGGTGA
- a CDS encoding MFS transporter, protein MPRFSERTPTIRPAAPAAPRPESAPRPTATLAVTSAATAVALMTYTAPMVTLPETAAALHTPLSAQAWLLNGTPLGLAALLLVAGSLADDYGRRRIFLVGTLALGITTALGALTSTTVLFTLARIAQGGASAALLASSLGLLVHAFPTPRGRLHATGVWGAFVSGGIALGPLVVGAMPNWRMAYGVLGVAAVIVAAVGIRTLAESRAPRGGRPDFGGAVTFGLALVALVAALTLGRDGWLRAPVGLLLAASAVLVGIFVLVERRAGTPMIDLGLLRRPRFLGSSVGGLFTGLAVIGLFSFLPALLQQTLGLSAMDTAWLFLLWSGLSFGVALQAKRLAGRVPPRLQLALGFLLHAGGAMAMLGALDSGSWARLLPGLVIAGVGSGLLNAALPLLSVESVPAERAAMGSGAQQTFRYIGSCAGVALTIALATSSGSLARGADVAMVVSAGLAVVAAVGVGVLRERT, encoded by the coding sequence ATGCCCAGGTTCAGTGAACGAACTCCGACGATCCGGCCCGCCGCCCCGGCCGCTCCCCGTCCCGAGTCCGCGCCCCGCCCCACGGCCACCCTCGCCGTAACCAGCGCCGCCACCGCCGTGGCCCTGATGACGTACACCGCGCCGATGGTCACGCTCCCCGAGACCGCCGCCGCCCTGCACACCCCGCTCTCCGCCCAGGCCTGGCTGCTGAACGGCACCCCGCTCGGCCTCGCCGCCCTGCTGCTGGTCGCCGGCAGCCTCGCCGACGACTACGGCCGCCGCCGGATCTTCCTCGTGGGCACGCTCGCCCTGGGCATCACCACGGCGCTGGGCGCTCTGACGAGTACGACCGTGCTGTTCACGCTGGCCCGCATCGCCCAGGGCGGGGCCAGCGCCGCCCTCCTCGCCAGCAGCCTGGGCCTGCTCGTGCACGCCTTCCCGACCCCACGCGGCAGGCTGCACGCGACCGGCGTGTGGGGCGCGTTCGTGAGCGGCGGCATCGCGCTGGGACCGCTGGTGGTCGGGGCGATGCCCAACTGGCGGATGGCATACGGGGTGTTGGGCGTCGCGGCTGTGATCGTGGCCGCGGTAGGCATCCGTACGCTGGCGGAGTCCCGTGCCCCGAGAGGCGGACGGCCCGACTTCGGCGGGGCGGTGACCTTCGGGCTGGCACTGGTCGCGCTGGTGGCGGCGCTGACGCTGGGGCGGGACGGCTGGCTGCGGGCGCCCGTGGGGTTGCTGCTGGCCGCGTCCGCCGTACTGGTGGGGATCTTCGTGCTGGTGGAGCGGCGCGCGGGGACGCCGATGATCGACCTGGGCCTGCTGCGCCGCCCCCGCTTCCTCGGCTCCTCCGTCGGCGGCCTGTTCACCGGGCTCGCGGTGATCGGTCTGTTCAGCTTCCTGCCGGCGCTGCTCCAGCAGACGCTGGGCCTGTCCGCGATGGACACGGCGTGGCTGTTCCTGCTGTGGTCCGGGCTGTCGTTCGGAGTGGCCCTCCAGGCGAAGCGACTGGCGGGCCGTGTACCGCCGCGCCTCCAACTGGCCCTCGGTTTCCTGCTCCACGCGGGCGGCGCCATGGCGATGCTGGGCGCGCTGGACTCCGGCTCGTGGGCACGGCTGTTGCCCGGCCTGGTGATCGCGGGCGTCGGCAGCGGTCTGCTCAACGCCGCGCTGCCGCTGCTCTCGGTGGAGTCCGTACCGGCCGAGCGGGCGGCGATGGGGTCGGGGGCGCAGCAGACGTTCCGCTATATCGGCTCGTGCGCGGGCGTCGCGCTGACCATCGCGCTGGCGACGTCGTCGGGAAGCCTGGCGCGCGGCGCGGATGTCGCGATGGTCGTGTCGGCGGGGCTCGCGGTGGTCGCGGCGGTGGGGGTGGGGGTGCTTCGGGAGAGGACGTGA
- a CDS encoding cupin domain-containing protein, which translates to MSAEHAHLPPGVEVITTLSEAAALIPAGAEARTIRVTLSPGDPGAPPHRHPGPLFGYVTQGEILFELEGQPPRVLKAGDALFEPGGDVIHYQGANNLSDAQSQLVVTMFAPPGTPILTLVGAEELAERRHLRVAQPS; encoded by the coding sequence ATGAGCGCTGAGCACGCACACCTGCCCCCGGGCGTCGAGGTGATCACCACCCTGTCGGAGGCGGCGGCCCTGATTCCGGCCGGTGCCGAGGCCAGGACCATCCGGGTCACCCTGTCGCCCGGCGACCCTGGCGCACCGCCGCACCGGCACCCCGGGCCGCTCTTCGGCTACGTGACCCAGGGCGAGATCCTCTTCGAGCTGGAGGGACAGCCGCCCCGGGTGCTCAAGGCCGGTGACGCGCTGTTCGAGCCCGGGGGCGACGTGATCCACTACCAGGGCGCCAACAACCTCTCGGACGCACAGTCGCAGCTGGTGGTGACCATGTTCGCGCCCCCCGGCACCCCGATTCTGACCTTGGTCGGCGCGGAGGAACTGGCCGAGCGACGACATCTGCGGGTTGCCCAGCCGTCATGA
- a CDS encoding class E sortase yields the protein MRVLVVQHSSRRRRVLLRRGVWAGGEVLVTVGVVLLLLVVHQLWWTNRQAKVGAERKVEALEREWGVPEGGGAPDDSGTSGTSSAAPDETDVPPRQPAARRATSAGPDWSQAYAILTIPRLHLRVPVAEGTSKQNVLNKGYVGHYSGTQQPGRAGNFALAGHRNTHGEPFRYVNRLDRGDEVQVETEDAVYTYAVDRILAQTSARDTGVIRAVPSSTVRHGYGYSEPGYYLTLTTCTPEYTSKYRLVVWGKLLSMRPRH from the coding sequence ATGCGGGTTCTCGTCGTGCAGCACAGCAGCCGGCGGCGGCGTGTGCTGCTGCGGCGCGGAGTGTGGGCGGGCGGCGAGGTCCTCGTCACCGTGGGCGTCGTACTCCTGCTGCTCGTCGTTCATCAACTGTGGTGGACCAACCGGCAGGCCAAGGTCGGCGCCGAGCGGAAGGTGGAGGCGCTGGAGCGGGAGTGGGGGGTGCCGGAGGGCGGTGGCGCTCCGGACGATTCCGGTACATCCGGTACGTCGTCAGCCGCGCCCGACGAGACCGACGTGCCCCCGCGGCAGCCCGCAGCGCGACGTGCCACGTCCGCCGGCCCCGACTGGTCCCAGGCCTACGCCATCCTCACCATCCCCCGCCTCCACCTCCGCGTCCCCGTCGCCGAGGGCACCAGCAAGCAGAACGTCCTCAACAAGGGGTACGTCGGCCACTACTCCGGCACCCAACAGCCGGGCCGGGCCGGGAACTTCGCGCTCGCCGGGCACCGCAATACCCACGGCGAGCCCTTCCGGTACGTCAATCGGCTCGACCGGGGGGACGAGGTTCAGGTGGAGACGGAGGACGCGGTCTATACGTATGCCGTCGACCGGATCCTTGCGCAGACCTCCGCGCGGGACACCGGTGTCATCCGCGCCGTGCCGAGCAGTACGGTTCGGCACGGCTACGGGTACTCCGAGCCCGGGTACTACCTCACCCTCACTACCTGCACTCCCGAGTACACGTCCAAGTACCGGCTGGTGGTGTGGGGGAAGCTGCTGTCGATGCGGCCACGCCACTGA
- a CDS encoding SAM-dependent methyltransferase, with amino-acid sequence MSAEEIDTSRPHPARIYDYLLGGKDNYDVDQAAGDALAAKAPEVRMSVQANRAFLQRAVRYVVGTGVRQILDIGTGLPTSPNVHEIAHEAASDVRVAYIDNDPIVKAHADALLSQSGATSIALGDLRDPQAIIEHPDVRQVIDFDEPVALLLVAILHFITDAEKPAQIVATLRDALPAGSYLVLSHATGDLADRRDAQAVYNNATATMNLRTRAEVERLFDGFELIEPGVTQVPFWRPDTPPPARAAEIGFYGGVARKTTG; translated from the coding sequence ATGAGCGCCGAGGAGATCGACACCAGCCGGCCGCATCCCGCGCGGATCTACGACTATCTGCTGGGCGGCAAGGACAACTACGACGTGGACCAGGCCGCCGGTGACGCCCTCGCCGCCAAGGCGCCCGAGGTGCGGATGAGCGTGCAGGCCAACCGCGCGTTCCTGCAGCGTGCCGTCCGGTATGTCGTCGGCACCGGCGTCCGTCAGATCCTCGACATCGGCACCGGGCTGCCCACCTCGCCGAACGTGCACGAGATCGCCCACGAGGCGGCGTCCGACGTACGCGTGGCCTACATCGACAACGACCCGATCGTGAAGGCGCACGCCGACGCGCTGCTCAGCCAGTCCGGCGCGACCAGCATCGCGCTCGGCGACCTGCGCGACCCGCAGGCGATCATCGAGCACCCCGATGTGCGCCAGGTCATCGACTTCGACGAGCCGGTCGCGCTGCTCCTCGTCGCCATCCTCCACTTCATCACCGACGCGGAGAAGCCCGCGCAGATCGTCGCCACCCTGCGCGACGCGCTCCCGGCCGGCAGCTATCTGGTGCTCTCGCACGCGACCGGCGACCTCGCGGACCGCCGCGACGCCCAGGCCGTCTACAACAACGCCACCGCCACCATGAACCTGCGCACCCGCGCCGAGGTCGAGCGGCTCTTCGACGGCTTCGAGCTGATCGAGCCCGGCGTGACCCAGGTCCCGTTCTGGCGCCCGGACACCCCGCCACCGGCCCGCGCCGCCGAGATCGGTTTCTACGGCGGCGTGGCCCGCAAAACCACCGGCTGA
- a CDS encoding YidC/Oxa1 family membrane protein insertase produces MSVFANLVEQLAQLLEPLFHASAAAAAIVLFTAFVRLLVHPLSRAAARGQKARTELQPKIAELRKKHGKNPERLQRAVLDLHAEEKVSPLAGCMPGLFQLPAFFLLYHLFSNPTIGGEANALLSHELLAAPLGHRWVDALADGGVFGAAGLVYVGLYALVAAVAVFNYRRTKRMMAANAAPVPMAADGEQVPGMGAMRKVMPFMSFFTLITVAVVPLAAALYVVTSTTWSAVERAALYR; encoded by the coding sequence ATGTCCGTTTTCGCCAACCTGGTCGAGCAACTGGCGCAGCTGCTCGAACCGCTCTTCCACGCCTCGGCGGCCGCCGCCGCGATCGTCCTGTTCACCGCGTTCGTACGGCTGCTGGTGCATCCGCTGTCCCGGGCCGCGGCGCGTGGGCAGAAGGCGCGTACGGAGTTGCAGCCGAAGATCGCCGAGCTGCGGAAGAAGCACGGGAAGAACCCCGAGCGGCTCCAGCGGGCCGTGCTGGACCTGCATGCCGAGGAGAAGGTGTCACCGCTGGCCGGGTGCATGCCCGGGCTGTTCCAGTTGCCCGCGTTCTTTCTGCTCTACCACCTGTTCTCCAACCCGACGATCGGCGGCGAGGCGAACGCACTGCTCAGCCATGAGCTGCTGGCCGCGCCCCTCGGTCATCGCTGGGTGGACGCCCTCGCGGACGGTGGGGTGTTCGGGGCGGCCGGGCTGGTGTACGTCGGGCTGTACGCGCTGGTCGCCGCCGTCGCCGTGTTCAACTACCGGCGGACGAAGCGCATGATGGCCGCCAATGCGGCTCCCGTGCCGATGGCAGCCGACGGTGAGCAGGTTCCCGGGATGGGGGCGATGAGGAAGGTCATGCCGTTCATGTCCTTCTTCACGCTGATCACGGTGGCGGTGGTGCCGCTGGCCGCCGCGCTGTATGTGGTGACCAGTACGACGTGGAGTGCGGTGGAGCGGGCGGCGCTGTACCGCTGA
- a CDS encoding DUF6412 domain-containing protein, with amino-acid sequence MSSNRTGLRPALVLLLLLVQVALLDTGSLSATVALAATAAAGSAFAACSLLVARCAPAVPPTRVRTAIRDRDLRTAFLPQRDPDARGRTRPRAPGRALSTAAA; translated from the coding sequence ATCAGTAGCAATCGGACCGGCCTGCGTCCCGCCCTCGTACTGCTGCTTCTGCTCGTCCAGGTCGCGCTGCTCGACACGGGCAGCCTCTCCGCCACCGTCGCCCTCGCGGCGACCGCTGCCGCCGGGTCCGCGTTCGCCGCGTGCTCGCTCCTCGTCGCGCGCTGCGCACCCGCCGTGCCGCCCACCCGGGTGCGTACGGCCATCCGCGACCGTGACCTTCGTACGGCGTTCCTGCCGCAACGCGATCCCGACGCCAGGGGGCGCACTCGGCCCCGAGCACCCGGACGGGCCCTCTCGACGGCCGCCGCGTAG